A genomic region of Mesorhizobium sp. NZP2077 contains the following coding sequences:
- a CDS encoding HAD family phosphatase, with protein sequence MTEIRHIVFDIGRVLLHYDPNIPFSRLIPDAEERKWFFDNVCTHEWNIEQDRGRTWEEAEALLIADHPDHAENIRNFRRHWHDMVPHAYDDSVTIMLGLIESGHDVTMLTNFAFDTLAEARKRFDFLERPRGVTISGEIGKIKPDRDIYDHHVAAFGLEPSATLFIDDSQKNVDGARMAGWQAVLFTDAKTLQADLERLGIKA encoded by the coding sequence ATGACTGAAATCCGCCACATCGTGTTCGACATTGGCCGCGTGCTGCTCCACTACGATCCCAACATTCCGTTCAGCCGCCTCATTCCCGATGCCGAAGAGAGAAAGTGGTTCTTCGACAATGTCTGCACCCATGAGTGGAACATCGAGCAGGATCGCGGCCGGACCTGGGAGGAGGCAGAGGCGCTGCTGATCGCCGACCATCCCGATCACGCGGAAAACATCCGCAATTTTCGCCGCCACTGGCACGACATGGTGCCGCATGCCTATGACGACAGCGTCACCATCATGCTTGGCCTGATCGAGAGCGGCCATGATGTGACCATGCTGACCAACTTCGCCTTCGACACTCTGGCCGAAGCCCGCAAGCGCTTCGATTTTCTCGAGCGCCCGCGCGGTGTCACCATTTCCGGCGAGATCGGCAAGATCAAGCCGGACCGCGACATTTACGACCACCACGTGGCTGCATTCGGCCTCGAACCATCGGCGACGCTGTTCATCGACGACAGCCAGAAGAATGTCGACGGCGCCAGGATGGCCGGCTGGCAGGCGGTGCTGTTCACTGATGCCAAGACGCTTCAAGCAGATCTTGAGCGCCTTGGAATCAAGGCGTGA
- a CDS encoding site-specific DNA-methyltransferase, translating into MSAVRLLADLSHAPQQSEWLDTILKGDCVAALDRLPEKSIDVIFADPPYNLQLDGDLHRPDQSKVDAVDDDWDQFESFEAYDAFTRAWLLAARRVLKPNGTIWVIGSYHNIFRVGAKMQDLGFWILNDVVWRKTNPMPNFRGRRFQNAHETMIWASRDQKGKGYTFNYEAMKASNDDIQMRSDWLFPICTGGERLKNDNGDKLHPTQKPEALLARIMMASTKPGDIVLDPFFGSGTTGAVAKRLGRHFVGIEREQAYIDAANERIDAVRPLEDADLTVLTGKRAEPRVAFVSLIDTGLVTPGVTLYDAKKRWAAKVRADGTVAIGDSAGSIHKIGAEVQGLDACNGWTFWHYERSGGLTPIDELRRIARLGMERAGA; encoded by the coding sequence ATGTCTGCCGTGCGTCTCCTCGCCGACCTTTCCCATGCTCCCCAGCAATCCGAATGGCTGGACACGATCCTGAAAGGCGACTGCGTCGCGGCGCTCGACCGCCTGCCTGAGAAATCGATCGACGTCATCTTCGCCGATCCACCTTACAATCTGCAACTCGACGGCGATCTGCACCGGCCCGACCAGTCCAAGGTCGACGCGGTCGACGATGATTGGGACCAGTTCGAGAGTTTCGAGGCCTATGACGCCTTCACCCGCGCCTGGCTGTTGGCGGCGCGCCGCGTCCTGAAGCCCAATGGCACGATCTGGGTCATCGGCTCCTATCACAACATCTTCCGGGTCGGCGCCAAGATGCAGGATCTGGGCTTCTGGATCCTCAACGACGTGGTCTGGCGCAAGACCAATCCGATGCCGAATTTCCGTGGCCGCCGTTTCCAGAACGCGCATGAGACCATGATCTGGGCTTCGCGCGACCAGAAGGGCAAGGGCTACACCTTCAACTACGAAGCCATGAAGGCGTCAAACGACGACATTCAGATGCGCTCCGACTGGCTCTTTCCGATCTGCACCGGCGGCGAGCGGTTGAAAAACGACAACGGCGACAAATTGCACCCGACGCAGAAGCCGGAAGCATTGCTCGCCCGCATCATGATGGCGTCGACCAAGCCTGGCGACATCGTGCTCGATCCCTTCTTCGGCTCCGGCACGACGGGTGCTGTCGCCAAGCGCCTTGGCCGCCATTTCGTCGGGATCGAGCGCGAGCAGGCCTATATCGACGCCGCCAACGAGCGTATCGATGCGGTGCGGCCGTTGGAGGATGCCGATTTGACGGTGCTTACCGGCAAGCGCGCCGAGCCGCGCGTTGCCTTCGTCAGCCTGATCGACACCGGGTTGGTGACGCCGGGCGTCACGCTCTATGACGCCAAGAAGCGCTGGGCCGCCAAGGTGCGCGCCGACGGCACTGTGGCCATCGGCGACAGCGCCGGCTCGATCCACAAGATCGGCGCCGAAGTGCAGGGATTGGACGCCTGCAATGGCTGGACCTTCTGGCACTATGAGCGCAGCGGCGGGCTCACCCCGATCGACGAACTGCGCCGCATCGCCAGGCTCGGTATGGAGCGGGCAGGGGCCTGA
- a CDS encoding DsbA family protein: protein MNRPPFGKSLSRRNVLSSLAAIPAVALLAACSNSGEEAKAADVKPADPAAPAKPATPAAVQVPESQGNVDMAELLKPGALPDKQLGKDDAKVTIVEYASMTCPHCAHFAATTFPDLKKKYIDTGKARYILREFPFDPSAEAGFMLARCAKDNYFPMVDVLFAQQANWVGVSNTKDALLQISKLAGFTQESFEACLTDQKLLDDVRSVQKRGANEFKVDSTPTFFINGKTYKGAMSIEEMSAIIDPLL from the coding sequence ATGAACCGTCCTCCGTTCGGCAAAAGTCTGTCTCGCAGAAACGTCCTGTCTTCGCTGGCCGCCATTCCGGCGGTGGCCCTGCTCGCCGCCTGCAGCAACTCTGGCGAGGAAGCCAAGGCAGCGGATGTGAAACCCGCGGATCCGGCCGCTCCCGCAAAGCCGGCCACGCCGGCTGCCGTCCAGGTTCCCGAGTCTCAGGGCAACGTCGACATGGCCGAATTGCTGAAGCCGGGAGCGCTGCCTGACAAGCAGCTCGGCAAGGACGACGCCAAGGTCACCATTGTCGAATACGCCTCGATGACCTGCCCGCACTGCGCTCATTTCGCCGCAACCACCTTCCCGGACCTGAAGAAGAAGTATATCGACACCGGCAAGGCGCGCTATATCCTGCGCGAATTCCCGTTCGATCCGAGCGCGGAAGCCGGTTTCATGCTGGCGCGCTGTGCCAAGGATAACTATTTTCCGATGGTGGACGTGCTGTTTGCGCAGCAGGCGAACTGGGTTGGCGTGTCGAACACCAAGGATGCGCTGCTGCAAATCTCGAAGCTCGCCGGTTTTACACAGGAGTCCTTCGAGGCCTGCTTGACGGACCAGAAACTTCTGGACGATGTGAGATCGGTCCAGAAGCGCGGCGCCAATGAATTCAAGGTCGACTCGACACCGACCTTCTTCATCAACGGTAAGACCTACAAAGGGGCGATGTCGATTGAGGAAATGTCGGCCATCATCGACCCTTTGCTCTGA
- the mutY gene encoding A/G-specific adenine glycosylase gives MAPADQTRKAQIPRAIPDDTASRLLAWYDVHHRELPWRVSPRDHAGGMRPDPYRIWLSEVMLQQTTVEAVKSYFRAFVEKWPDVEALAAAPTEDVMKAWAGLGYYSRARNLKACADLVAARGGRFPDTEAALRDLPGIGAYTSAAITAIAFDRPAAVVDGNVERVISRLFSVTTPLSDAKPEIRAHVEAMVPAARPGDFAQAMMDLGATICTPRRPRCMLCPLREDCSAVVSGDPENFPVRLPKADKPQRRGAAFVAVREDGAILLRKRPDRGLLGGMTEVPTTAWTARLDGATTPAAAPFPGDWRRAGTITHVFTHFALELDVFHAHIKGDAPEGHFWSPAGEISGEALPTVMKKAIEAAIPGATKKPSPHSAKRPHD, from the coding sequence ATGGCACCAGCAGACCAGACCCGCAAGGCCCAGATCCCCAGGGCTATCCCGGACGACACCGCGTCGCGCCTTCTGGCCTGGTACGACGTGCATCATCGCGAGTTGCCGTGGCGCGTGAGCCCGCGCGATCATGCAGGCGGCATGCGGCCCGACCCCTACCGCATCTGGCTGTCCGAAGTCATGCTGCAGCAGACCACGGTCGAGGCGGTGAAATCCTATTTTCGCGCCTTTGTCGAGAAATGGCCTGATGTCGAGGCGCTCGCCGCGGCGCCAACCGAGGACGTGATGAAGGCCTGGGCGGGGCTTGGCTACTATTCGCGCGCACGCAATCTCAAGGCCTGCGCCGATCTGGTGGCGGCGCGTGGCGGCCGGTTTCCCGACACCGAGGCTGCTCTGCGAGACCTGCCCGGCATCGGCGCCTACACCTCGGCCGCCATCACCGCGATCGCCTTCGACCGCCCCGCCGCCGTTGTCGATGGCAATGTCGAACGCGTCATATCGAGGCTGTTTTCGGTCACCACGCCGCTCAGTGACGCCAAGCCTGAGATACGCGCCCATGTCGAGGCCATGGTGCCGGCGGCAAGGCCGGGCGACTTCGCCCAGGCGATGATGGATCTCGGCGCCACGATCTGCACCCCGCGCCGGCCGCGCTGCATGCTGTGCCCGCTGCGCGAAGACTGCAGCGCCGTCGTCTCAGGCGACCCCGAAAACTTCCCGGTGCGGCTGCCGAAAGCCGACAAGCCGCAGCGCCGCGGCGCTGCTTTCGTCGCGGTGCGCGAGGACGGTGCCATTCTTCTGCGCAAACGGCCGGACAGGGGCCTCCTGGGCGGCATGACCGAGGTGCCGACCACCGCCTGGACCGCACGGCTGGACGGCGCCACCACGCCGGCGGCGGCGCCCTTTCCCGGTGACTGGCGGCGGGCCGGGACAATCACGCATGTCTTCACTCATTTCGCGCTCGAACTCGACGTCTTTCACGCCCACATCAAAGGTGATGCGCCGGAGGGCCATTTCTGGTCGCCTGCTGGTGAGATTTCCGGGGAGGCCCTGCCAACTGTCATGAAAAAGGCAATCGAGGCTGCGATACCCGGCGCGACCAAAAAACCGTCGCCACACAGCGCAAAGAGGCCCCATGACTGA
- the smc gene encoding chromosome segregation protein SMC → MKFSRLRLLGFKSFVEPGEFVIERGLTGIVGPNGCGKSNLVEALRWVMGESSYKNMRASGMDDVIFSGSGTRPARNTAEVTLFLDNSDRSAPSAFNDADELQVSRRIEREAGSLYRINGKEARAKDVQLLFADQSTGARSPSMVGQGRIGELIQAKPQARRALLEEAAGISGLHTRRHEAELRLKAAEQNLERLDDVVGELESQIESLKRQARQASRFKNLSADIRKAEATLLHLRWTLAKAQEGEARSALAVATALVGDRAAAQMAAAREQGIGAHRLPDLRDAEAAAAAAFQRLSIAKSQIEEEAGRIRARQTEIERRLQQLDGDIAREERMVRDNADVLERLRTEVATLNSENAGAAEREATTRAAFEQAASTLAQSEARLAALTAERAEAAASRHQIERTLRETAERRDRFARQLAEVDRELSDILSKVAGLPDPAEKRVLVEQAMEILEESEAAVAQAEQSVIDARAAESTARPPLQDARAELARIETEARTLAKILNAASGDLFPSVLEQISVERGFETALGAALGEDLDVPLDRSAPAHWGESQIQPGDAALPEGIKSLASVVRAPAQLARRLAQIGIIEAADGRRLQALLAPGQRLVSRQGALWRWDGLTASADAPTAAAQRLAQKNRLAELDAEAVQATLVLRQAEEALAQAEHALRQASEAERNTRQGGRDAQHRLDAARNALAEAEKVGGELSSRRAALDEARARIVDSHEETSAAFVEAEMLLQDAPDLGDLQLQLEQSSANVSRDRATLADARAVHEGLRREAEARVRRLDAIGAERSNWLVRAENASTQIASLGERKAEAEAERERLADAPDEIDAKRRALLSQLTEAETLRKAAADRLQEAETRQAELDKAATSAIQSLAEARETRVRAEERLTAADERRLEVEARIQETLNTPPHLVIRHTGLEADDPMPDMPETERQLDRLKIERERLGAVNLRAEEEQKELSDRFEAIVSEREDIIEAIRKLRQAIQSLNREGRERLLAAFDVVNGHFQRLFSHLFGGGTAELQLIESEDPLEAGLEILARPPGKKPQTMTLLSGGEQALTAMSLIFAVFLTNPAPICVLDEVDAPLDDHNVERFCNLMDEMAKTTETRFVIITHNPITMARMDRLFGVTMAEQGVSQLVSVDLQAAEAMREAS, encoded by the coding sequence ATGAAGTTTTCGCGCCTCCGCCTCCTCGGTTTCAAATCCTTCGTCGAGCCCGGCGAGTTCGTCATCGAACGCGGACTGACCGGCATCGTCGGGCCGAACGGCTGCGGCAAGTCGAACCTTGTCGAGGCGCTGCGCTGGGTGATGGGCGAAAGCTCCTACAAGAACATGCGCGCGTCCGGCATGGACGACGTCATCTTTTCCGGCTCGGGCACGCGCCCCGCCCGCAACACTGCCGAAGTCACGCTTTTCCTCGACAACAGCGACCGCTCGGCGCCATCAGCCTTCAACGACGCCGATGAGTTGCAGGTGTCGCGCCGCATCGAGCGCGAGGCCGGTTCGCTCTACCGCATCAATGGCAAGGAAGCGCGCGCCAAGGATGTGCAGCTTCTGTTTGCCGACCAGTCGACCGGCGCGCGCTCGCCCTCGATGGTCGGGCAGGGCCGCATCGGCGAGCTCATCCAGGCCAAGCCGCAGGCCCGCCGCGCCCTGCTCGAAGAGGCCGCCGGCATTTCCGGCCTGCACACCCGCCGCCACGAGGCCGAACTGCGGCTGAAGGCGGCCGAACAGAATCTCGAACGCCTGGACGACGTCGTCGGCGAACTGGAAAGCCAGATCGAAAGCCTGAAGCGCCAGGCGCGCCAGGCGTCCCGTTTCAAGAACCTGTCGGCCGATATCCGCAAGGCCGAAGCGACATTGCTGCATCTGCGCTGGACGCTGGCGAAGGCGCAGGAAGGCGAGGCGCGTTCGGCGCTGGCGGTTGCCACGGCACTTGTCGGCGACCGCGCCGCTGCCCAGATGGCCGCCGCCAGGGAGCAAGGCATCGGCGCGCATCGCCTGCCTGACCTGCGAGACGCGGAGGCCGCCGCTGCCGCTGCCTTCCAGCGCCTGTCGATCGCCAAGTCGCAGATCGAGGAAGAGGCCGGCCGCATCCGTGCCCGCCAGACCGAAATCGAGCGCCGCTTGCAGCAGCTCGACGGCGACATCGCCCGCGAGGAGCGGATGGTGCGCGACAATGCCGATGTTCTCGAACGCCTGCGCACCGAAGTGGCTACGCTGAACTCGGAGAACGCCGGTGCTGCCGAGCGCGAGGCCACCACCCGGGCGGCGTTCGAGCAGGCGGCATCGACGCTTGCGCAAAGCGAAGCCAGGCTCGCCGCGCTGACCGCCGAACGGGCCGAGGCCGCCGCCTCGCGCCATCAGATCGAACGCACTTTGCGCGAAACCGCCGAGCGCCGCGACCGCTTCGCCCGCCAGCTCGCCGAGGTCGACCGCGAATTGTCGGATATTCTCTCCAAGGTCGCTGGCCTGCCGGATCCGGCCGAAAAGCGTGTTCTGGTCGAACAGGCGATGGAGATTCTCGAGGAATCCGAGGCTGCCGTGGCGCAGGCCGAGCAGTCGGTCATCGATGCCCGTGCCGCCGAAAGCACTGCCCGTCCGCCGCTTCAGGACGCCAGGGCCGAGTTGGCGCGGATCGAGACCGAAGCGCGCACGCTGGCCAAGATCCTCAACGCCGCTAGCGGCGATCTCTTCCCTTCGGTGCTCGAACAAATCAGCGTCGAGCGCGGCTTCGAGACAGCACTTGGTGCAGCCCTTGGCGAGGACCTCGACGTGCCGCTTGATCGCAGCGCGCCGGCGCATTGGGGCGAAAGCCAGATCCAGCCTGGCGACGCGGCCCTTCCGGAAGGCATCAAGAGCCTTGCCAGCGTGGTTCGCGCGCCGGCGCAGCTTGCCCGTCGCCTGGCGCAGATAGGCATCATCGAGGCCGCCGACGGCCGCCGGTTGCAGGCGCTGCTTGCGCCGGGTCAGCGCCTGGTCAGTCGCCAGGGCGCATTGTGGCGCTGGGACGGCCTGACCGCCAGCGCCGATGCGCCGACCGCCGCGGCACAAAGGCTGGCGCAGAAGAACCGGCTTGCCGAACTTGATGCCGAAGCGGTGCAGGCGACACTTGTCCTGCGCCAGGCCGAAGAGGCGCTTGCGCAGGCTGAACACGCGCTTCGCCAGGCGAGCGAGGCCGAACGCAACACGCGCCAGGGCGGACGCGATGCTCAGCATCGGCTGGATGCCGCCCGCAATGCGCTGGCCGAGGCCGAAAAGGTTGGCGGTGAACTGTCGAGCCGGCGTGCCGCCTTGGACGAGGCGCGCGCGCGCATCGTCGACAGCCATGAGGAAACCTCGGCGGCTTTCGTCGAGGCCGAAATGCTGCTGCAGGACGCGCCCGATCTCGGCGACCTGCAATTGCAGCTCGAACAGTCCTCGGCCAACGTCTCCCGCGACCGCGCCACGCTTGCCGACGCGCGCGCTGTGCATGAGGGGTTGCGGCGCGAAGCCGAGGCACGCGTACGCCGGCTCGATGCCATTGGCGCCGAACGCAGCAATTGGCTGGTGCGTGCCGAAAACGCCTCGACGCAGATCGCCTCGCTCGGCGAACGCAAGGCCGAGGCCGAGGCCGAGCGCGAGCGCCTCGCCGATGCGCCTGATGAGATCGATGCCAAGCGGCGGGCATTGCTTTCGCAGCTCACCGAGGCCGAGACCTTGCGCAAGGCCGCCGCCGACCGTCTGCAGGAAGCGGAAACCAGGCAGGCCGAACTGGACAAGGCGGCCACATCAGCCATTCAGTCGCTGGCCGAGGCGCGCGAGACCCGTGTCCGTGCCGAGGAGAGGCTGACCGCGGCCGACGAGCGCCGGCTGGAAGTCGAGGCGCGTATCCAGGAAACGCTGAACACGCCACCACACCTGGTCATCCGCCATACCGGCCTGGAAGCCGACGATCCGATGCCCGACATGCCCGAGACCGAACGCCAGCTCGATCGGCTGAAGATCGAGCGCGAACGGCTCGGCGCCGTCAATCTGCGTGCCGAGGAAGAACAGAAGGAGCTGTCCGACCGGTTCGAGGCGATCGTTTCCGAGCGCGAGGACATCATCGAGGCGATCCGTAAGCTCAGGCAAGCGATCCAGAGCCTCAACCGCGAAGGCCGCGAGCGGCTTCTCGCCGCCTTCGATGTGGTCAACGGCCATTTCCAGCGGCTGTTCTCACATCTGTTCGGTGGCGGCACGGCGGAATTGCAGCTGATCGAATCCGAGGATCCGCTCGAGGCAGGGCTTGAAATCCTGGCCCGCCCGCCCGGCAAGAAGCCGCAGACCATGACGCTGCTGTCGGGTGGCGAGCAGGCGCTGACGGCGATGTCGCTGATCTTCGCCGTGTTCCTGACCAATCCGGCACCGATCTGCGTGCTCGACGAAGTCGACGCGCCGCTCGACGATCACAATGTCGAGCGCTTCTGCAATCTCATGGACGAGATGGCCAAGACCACCGAAACGCGCTTCGTCATCATCACCCACAATCCCATCACCATGGCGCGCATGGACCGGCTGTTCGGCGTGACCATGGCCGAGCAGGGCGTCAGCCAGCTGGTCTCGGTCGACCTGCAGGCCGCCGAGGCGATGCGCGAAGCGAGCTGA
- a CDS encoding DUF721 domain-containing protein — translation MAGRTPYGNPVPVSDLATKILDPVLRKRAGISIGLVQSWEEIAGPRLASRSRPEKIQWPRRLHEDDPFEPAVLVIACEGMAALHLQHETGEIINRVNAFLGFTAIGRIRIVQKPVTADKGRPKPTFRPLTVAEKTKLSSTVELIEDDGLRASLERLGATILGERKSKTP, via the coding sequence ATGGCAGGGAGAACGCCCTACGGCAATCCCGTCCCGGTGAGCGATCTTGCGACCAAAATCCTCGACCCGGTGCTGCGCAAGCGGGCCGGGATCTCGATCGGCCTCGTCCAGTCCTGGGAAGAAATTGCCGGACCGCGCCTCGCCAGCCGCTCGCGGCCCGAGAAGATCCAGTGGCCGCGCCGCCTGCATGAGGACGATCCGTTCGAGCCGGCGGTGCTGGTCATCGCCTGCGAAGGCATGGCGGCGCTTCATTTGCAGCACGAGACCGGCGAGATCATCAACCGGGTCAACGCTTTCCTCGGCTTTACGGCAATAGGCCGCATCAGGATCGTGCAAAAACCGGTGACGGCGGACAAAGGACGGCCTAAACCGACCTTCAGGCCGTTGACGGTGGCGGAGAAGACGAAGTTGTCCAGCACGGTCGAACTGATCGAGGATGACGGGCTGCGCGCATCGCTGGAAAGGCTTGGCGCGACCATTTTGGGCGAGAGGAAGTCAAAAACCCCTTGA